From a single Rutidosis leptorrhynchoides isolate AG116_Rl617_1_P2 chromosome 5, CSIRO_AGI_Rlap_v1, whole genome shotgun sequence genomic region:
- the LOC139849852 gene encoding uncharacterized protein: MAGEGSKATHVSDLDFGDPLCLHSSDTSITALISMKLKGTENYNVWRRAMLLALQTKNKIGFIYGTVIKNTTDNVLALQWDRCNSVVLYWILNSVSEELFSGQVFSKLAKTVWDELKETYDKIDGSITFNLHKKINTITQNGDSLSDYYHKLNALWKQFDALLKLPTCDCNNTEIKDHNDLIKLMQFLMGLDECYHAVRSNILTREKLPSVQTAFSIVSREESHRDSSTIRGVGKSQ; the protein is encoded by the coding sequence ATGGCTGGTGAAGGATCCaaggccactcatgtgagtgacctAGATTTTGGGGATCCCTTATGCCTGCATTCTAGTGATACAAGTATCACTGCCCTTATTTCTATGAAATTAAAGGGAACTGAAAATTACAATGTCTGGAGAAGAGCTATGTTATTGGCTCTGCAAACCAAAAACAAAATTGGATTTATATATGGTACTGTCATTAAAAATACCACTGATAATGTGCTTGCTTTGCAATGGGATAGATGCAACTCTGTTGTTCTATACTGGATTTTGAACTCTGTGAGTGAAGAACTCTTTTCTGGTCAAGTTTTTTCAAAACTTGCTAAAACTGTGTGGGATGAATTAAAAGAGACATATGACAAAATTGATGGCTCAATCACTTTTAATTTGCATAAGAAAATCAATACTATTACTCAGAATGGTGATTCTTTGTCTGATTACTATCACAAACTAAATGCTTTATGGAAACAATTTGATGCTCTTCTTAAGCTACCCACATGTGACTGTAATAATACTGAAATTAAAGATCACAATGATTTAATCAAACTTATGCAATTCTTAATGGGACTTGATGAATGTTATCATGCTGTCAGAAGTAATATTCTCACCAGAGAAAAATTACCAAGTGTCCAAACTGCCTTCTCTATTGTGTCAAGAGAGGAGTCTCACAGAGATTCCTCCACCATCAGGGGTGTTGGGAAGTCTCAATAA